A part of Melittangium boletus DSM 14713 genomic DNA contains:
- a CDS encoding tetratricopeptide repeat protein, whose product MATDSDSLTPASDAHAAAPELRLLDRRAFVGFPPLELTPGLSIADFALQIPDVTFPFNVSAGASRYQRKKLHFGFLELHVDAALVARKVAELAGRVTGLEGLKLHFRPGYLEGQAFLQAPERTPLTFKVAFDADGERLALYIYDVRLYGFSATPSVQVPGLLAGAVAQLALLPELEVRGATGFSTRVLPALCQKAAVSRGFKMPLLDTARLSSAEVGVAGLRLRFSAGGLPPPSPPDEELLLALEGSRAFAEAEAFLAQGKLAEAREAFLQAGDVQDAHPFAAERLLSLLVADPQAHDLALDVAATLLRRREKSPSALWGEAVVRERRGESARAAERYLALCALSRRASEESAAFFSAEAAARAARDHAPQVAVKALHEVLGLRPDHLPSLKALARASDLSRDRAGAVRAYRRIAALARDPAEAADAHVHLADLCAQTEDDVAGARLHCEAALRLSPDHPDALLLLGELCHRSGEHLRALKALDRLREVAMARHELDRVGRANLLAGRVWEEGLQQPDNALLRFREATALLPGEPEPLFATARVAEGLGKLQEALAGYQQALELAGPSPRSESVRRAAHQSHHALARLYRTKLGDPARAREHLEAALALDPRDIAALDELIPYFRATGRVQELAESLEKAAAVHDEPGRRAALWAEAGELYRGRLQQPERAERLLTSALEADANHAPALESLLAIAEARRDGGLLTRCLSTLARLTPEPAERARKYRRLAVAARDLAFDLDLAATALQEVLKAEPDDLPTLGELCALQRKRSDMAGLATALQERARVAEAQGDKRLASAALRELSNVLEARLGRLGEALVALEKAARLSPEQAVLLELADLSLRCERPEHARRALETLLASLPRTTAPERLADIRARLGRACELMGDREAAITAYGQAFPLRRLDDALAERLEILYTEAGETRELAELWAARAQALAAAERAVEAAPLFLKSARTLLARGEKGPALLRLSATLDASPTGPLAAEALDALAELELERGERLEAARLLARKAALVPEPRAGARLLFRASVLSVGSSREEPFLAEALERDASFAPARLRRGELRTQSEPRAALEDFEAVLALPAVDPDAPREDERLYLTRRASACAVRAGRPDAARRLLAHYCALSPEDLEAQLELAGLHREAGAHEPLADLLTSLWPRLSGDARRSARRELAELSLSLGRATEATEALRGLLAEEPSDTWATRSLLELLPPPGTGTAAEEAERLALLGTLITASEGEARAELLSRRAALHRHAGRTPAARDDFLAATRLSRRPAPLWLALAAIARETGEDVDELEAWRHVLAAEPEFAERAQARLLSLATTLLEKDAREPARAALLAAVSLPLSPAERCDVFFSLATLARRDQQPEAEADALAEAARQGPVGRRVDALLARAHLLENAGNPSEAASSLEQALSLAPRHAGATSALQRVLRELEDWERLTALLATEAPHAPPSEAAALYAELGTLYADRLEQPEAAEAALRQAVRLAPEDTPVRRRLVALVSERGDFTEAAQLLDVEEGLLPADEAAALLREGCAHARAAGDMTRALELARRAHGLVPARDAQLAELTELLFLHGDVREALPLQEQLAAAADFSTDAEHAEKAWLRLGALAEKLGDTRRAASAYKRLLAESPLNEVAVLRLSSLWEKDEPRAAFDVLVAHARALPPSDHTATRLVLLSERARESLADVPFAASLLARAAEMADEPLPLHRSLADLYRDAGLLPELMAQLQVVASLSQESGDFEGAIAACSEHARLAETSGRVDECLRSLKALRFLLEKEGRLDEAADCERHRAEMLRDAKLDLTAAEASLERAFALSGQLDTARMGVELAVRRDDASAEARWLERSLPLLPATSARALSLLRLARLYLEGLGDSGKAEGFLREALLLDRSLREAETLLCELFEREGRVAELAAWFEDAASHEEEGPKRAELLLRAAALYRERAKRPDSAAIALIAARASLPDDLGLTRQVADLLNEMGRAADAAEFDAILLEADPFQEPLYTRHRAFLSETGDFQSLAALLSRRAQRQPPVEAAESYLAAARAFREAGALERALLCEDQAFELAPSSAEAFHLLRARAGSDVRRQAELLALRASAVSPEQALPLLRERAQLLLKAGEVLLAAQAFDDFLEHSADDVEALATRGDLAAEGGGPNAAWPYDRRLLAAGGESLPVPVRVRTHLRLGHASLASGAHQDAAQAFEAVVALDGDGARGQEALSLLAEVYGRTGDSRGLYRASMKLARKADAATAEVLYRRAADLFDDPKDAIDALLHLTRLRPADDGIIDRAVRGLRALGRPADLLAVYEAGAQAAGGSRAAELLLAAADVAAELLDDAERAAALRERAAEADPSNVPALRARVAGLRARGEKAALLEALTRLVGVTDDADEASLLRLELASLARAADQDALAREMLETVVARGASGAGYAEALDALEPLLVDAPGRLAEVYLARADILPDAERRQWLLAAAHEFESAGRLAEALRAARAAVAVEPDAEALRRVSSLHLALGEPGRGAQALLQAARLVPSSERAALLLEVVDLWESAGENAEALEVLERLATKTPGTPEGASELAERFLRLGAPARAVEVGFSPALESGEVLGALALAERAGDDARILQALWALAEGGQAESTHISELSRRLRADGPGPELLRLADLLSGWDEALAIALWDEVLGAESAPTESRLHALERLALAPGFTPRLWRLLSGLGGGPEALSEAVLAQVRALPVSERIEALSEAAEGWPERRGKLLRERFRLQREAGWMADAADTLGLLILLETDPKVRGELHVEHGDMLMWAGDKERARESFEKALEDAPGSIRALEFLLPLYDETHDHARFVGVAEKLAAMLAGPAAMGVWRERLAEAYEALGRPAEASAQLVSLPETPERLERRARLAEAQGLTGEALRLRERLTDEPEQLEAILRQYLDASLVVFAVQLAERLIQTDQLSPEAKRLVAERLSPTAQGAPLALQLWPELLRSQPVDADGWTLYAEALASRGEASPPEVARVDGFGAALVSSSARAPAPTISPVRMPQGFQHALPANALAVTIETMPRLDTALRPSLEALGVGGLSVFVAPEGGVEAYLASPDELVLGAGALAAFGPVELSYLCALAIHLGEAGEALSRPGPVPGFDEAAVEAFQAVPASLAASRVLAKLAPEVRGADPSRLDVGAVLRGSSAFHAVALAALESV is encoded by the coding sequence ATGGCCACCGACAGCGACTCCCTCACGCCCGCGTCCGACGCACACGCCGCCGCCCCCGAGCTCCGCCTCCTGGACCGGCGCGCCTTCGTGGGGTTTCCGCCGCTCGAGCTGACGCCCGGGCTGTCCATCGCCGACTTCGCGCTGCAGATTCCCGACGTCACCTTCCCCTTCAACGTGAGCGCCGGGGCCTCGCGCTACCAACGCAAGAAGCTGCACTTCGGCTTCCTGGAGTTGCACGTCGACGCGGCGCTGGTGGCGCGCAAGGTGGCGGAGCTGGCCGGGCGGGTGACGGGCCTGGAGGGACTCAAGCTGCACTTCCGCCCCGGCTACCTGGAGGGACAGGCCTTCCTCCAGGCTCCGGAGCGCACGCCGCTCACCTTCAAGGTGGCCTTCGATGCGGACGGCGAACGGCTCGCCCTCTACATCTACGACGTGCGCCTGTACGGCTTCTCCGCCACGCCGTCGGTGCAAGTGCCCGGGCTGCTCGCTGGCGCCGTGGCCCAGTTGGCGCTGCTGCCCGAGCTGGAGGTGCGCGGCGCCACCGGCTTCTCCACCCGCGTGCTGCCCGCGCTCTGCCAGAAGGCCGCCGTGAGCCGGGGCTTCAAGATGCCCCTGCTGGACACCGCGCGCCTGTCCTCCGCCGAGGTGGGCGTCGCCGGCCTGCGCCTGCGCTTCTCCGCCGGAGGCCTGCCTCCGCCCTCGCCGCCGGATGAGGAGCTGTTGCTCGCGCTGGAGGGCTCGCGCGCCTTCGCCGAGGCCGAGGCCTTCCTCGCCCAGGGCAAGCTCGCCGAGGCCCGGGAGGCCTTCCTCCAGGCGGGAGATGTCCAGGACGCCCACCCCTTCGCCGCCGAGCGTCTGTTGTCGCTGCTCGTCGCGGATCCGCAGGCGCACGACCTGGCCCTGGACGTGGCGGCCACGCTCCTGCGCCGCCGCGAGAAGAGCCCGTCCGCCCTCTGGGGCGAGGCCGTGGTGCGCGAGCGCCGGGGCGAGTCCGCGCGCGCCGCCGAGCGCTACCTGGCCCTGTGCGCCCTGTCGCGCCGCGCCTCCGAGGAGTCCGCCGCCTTCTTCTCCGCCGAGGCCGCCGCCCGTGCCGCGCGCGACCACGCGCCCCAGGTGGCGGTGAAGGCCCTGCACGAGGTGCTGGGCCTGAGGCCGGATCATCTGCCGTCCCTCAAGGCCCTCGCCCGTGCCTCGGACTTGAGCCGGGATCGGGCCGGTGCCGTGCGGGCCTACCGCCGCATCGCCGCGCTCGCGAGGGATCCCGCCGAGGCCGCCGACGCCCATGTCCACCTCGCGGACCTGTGCGCCCAGACCGAGGACGACGTCGCGGGCGCCCGGCTGCACTGCGAGGCCGCGCTGCGTCTGTCGCCGGACCATCCGGACGCGCTGCTGCTGCTCGGGGAGTTGTGCCACCGCAGCGGCGAGCACCTGCGCGCCCTCAAGGCCCTGGACCGCCTGCGCGAGGTGGCCATGGCCCGCCACGAGCTGGATCGGGTGGGCCGTGCCAACCTGCTCGCGGGCCGCGTGTGGGAAGAAGGACTGCAACAGCCGGACAACGCCCTCCTGCGCTTCCGCGAGGCCACGGCGTTGCTTCCCGGCGAGCCCGAGCCCCTGTTCGCCACCGCGCGCGTGGCCGAGGGCCTGGGCAAGTTGCAGGAAGCGCTCGCGGGCTACCAGCAGGCGCTGGAGCTGGCGGGCCCCTCGCCCCGCTCGGAGTCCGTGCGCCGCGCCGCGCACCAGAGCCACCATGCCCTGGCGCGTCTGTACCGCACGAAGCTGGGAGACCCCGCCCGGGCGCGCGAGCACCTGGAGGCCGCGCTCGCCCTGGATCCGCGCGACATCGCCGCGCTCGACGAGCTGATTCCCTACTTCCGCGCCACCGGCCGCGTGCAGGAGCTCGCCGAGTCGCTGGAGAAGGCCGCCGCCGTCCATGACGAGCCCGGCCGCCGCGCCGCGCTCTGGGCCGAGGCCGGGGAGCTGTACCGGGGCCGCTTGCAGCAGCCCGAGCGCGCCGAGCGGCTGCTCACCTCCGCGCTGGAGGCCGACGCGAACCACGCGCCCGCGCTCGAGTCCCTGCTGGCCATCGCCGAGGCCCGCCGCGACGGAGGGCTGCTCACCCGCTGCCTCTCCACGCTCGCGCGCCTCACCCCCGAGCCCGCCGAGCGCGCGCGCAAGTACCGCCGCCTCGCCGTGGCCGCGAGGGATCTCGCCTTCGACCTGGACCTCGCCGCCACCGCCCTCCAGGAAGTGCTCAAGGCCGAGCCGGATGATCTGCCCACCCTCGGCGAGCTGTGCGCCCTGCAGCGCAAGCGCTCGGACATGGCGGGGCTGGCCACCGCCCTGCAAGAGCGGGCGCGGGTGGCCGAGGCACAAGGTGACAAGCGGCTCGCGTCGGCGGCGCTGCGCGAGCTCTCCAACGTCCTGGAGGCCCGGCTGGGCCGTCTGGGCGAGGCGCTGGTCGCCCTGGAGAAGGCCGCGCGTCTGTCCCCGGAGCAGGCCGTGCTGCTGGAGCTGGCCGACCTCTCCCTGCGCTGCGAGCGCCCCGAGCATGCCCGGCGCGCCCTGGAGACGTTGCTCGCGTCCCTGCCGCGCACCACCGCCCCCGAGCGGCTGGCGGACATCCGCGCCCGCCTGGGCCGCGCGTGCGAGCTGATGGGAGACCGCGAGGCCGCCATCACCGCCTATGGCCAGGCCTTCCCGCTGCGCCGTCTGGACGACGCGCTCGCCGAGCGGCTGGAGATCCTTTATACGGAGGCCGGTGAGACGCGGGAGCTGGCCGAGTTGTGGGCCGCGCGCGCCCAGGCCCTCGCCGCCGCCGAGCGCGCGGTGGAGGCCGCGCCCCTCTTCCTCAAGAGCGCCCGGACGCTCCTGGCCCGGGGAGAGAAGGGCCCCGCGCTGTTGCGCTTGTCGGCCACCCTGGACGCGAGCCCCACGGGGCCGCTCGCCGCCGAGGCCCTGGACGCGCTCGCGGAGCTGGAGCTGGAGCGGGGAGAGCGTCTGGAGGCCGCGCGTCTGCTCGCGCGCAAGGCCGCGCTCGTGCCCGAGCCCCGCGCGGGGGCCCGGCTCCTCTTCCGCGCCTCGGTGCTCTCCGTGGGCTCCAGCCGCGAGGAGCCCTTCCTCGCCGAGGCCCTGGAGCGCGACGCCTCCTTCGCGCCCGCGCGTCTGCGCCGGGGCGAGCTGAGGACGCAGTCGGAGCCGCGCGCCGCCCTGGAGGACTTCGAGGCGGTGCTGGCCCTGCCCGCGGTGGATCCCGACGCGCCGCGCGAGGACGAGCGCCTGTACCTCACGCGCCGCGCGTCCGCCTGCGCGGTGCGCGCGGGCCGCCCCGATGCCGCCCGGCGCCTGCTCGCGCACTACTGCGCCCTGTCCCCGGAGGACCTCGAGGCCCAGTTGGAGCTCGCGGGCCTGCACCGAGAGGCGGGCGCCCACGAGCCGCTGGCGGATCTCCTCACCTCGCTCTGGCCCCGGCTCTCCGGAGACGCGCGCCGCTCCGCCCGCCGGGAGCTGGCCGAGCTGTCGCTGTCCCTGGGCCGCGCCACCGAGGCCACGGAGGCCCTGCGCGGCCTGCTCGCCGAGGAGCCCTCGGACACGTGGGCCACCCGCTCCCTGCTGGAGCTGCTGCCTCCGCCGGGCACGGGCACCGCCGCCGAGGAGGCCGAGCGGCTGGCGCTGCTGGGCACCCTCATCACCGCCTCCGAGGGCGAGGCACGCGCCGAACTGCTCTCCCGCCGCGCGGCCCTCCACCGCCACGCGGGCCGCACGCCCGCCGCGCGTGATGACTTCCTCGCCGCCACGCGCCTCTCCCGCCGGCCCGCGCCCCTGTGGCTCGCCCTCGCGGCCATCGCTCGGGAGACGGGCGAGGACGTGGACGAGCTGGAGGCCTGGCGCCACGTGCTCGCCGCCGAGCCGGAGTTCGCCGAGCGCGCCCAGGCCCGGCTCCTCTCGCTCGCCACCACGCTGCTGGAGAAGGACGCGCGCGAGCCCGCCCGCGCGGCCCTGCTCGCCGCCGTGTCCCTGCCGCTGTCCCCGGCCGAGCGCTGTGATGTCTTCTTCTCCCTGGCCACGCTCGCGCGCCGCGACCAGCAGCCCGAGGCCGAGGCCGACGCCCTCGCCGAGGCCGCCCGTCAGGGGCCCGTGGGCCGCCGGGTGGACGCCCTGCTCGCCCGCGCGCACCTGCTGGAGAACGCGGGCAACCCGTCGGAGGCCGCCAGCAGTCTGGAGCAGGCGCTCTCCCTCGCGCCGCGCCATGCCGGAGCCACCTCCGCGCTCCAGCGCGTGCTGCGCGAGCTGGAGGATTGGGAGCGCCTGACGGCCCTGCTCGCCACCGAGGCCCCTCACGCGCCGCCGTCCGAGGCCGCGGCCCTCTACGCCGAGCTGGGCACCCTGTACGCGGATCGTCTGGAGCAGCCCGAGGCCGCCGAGGCCGCGCTGCGCCAGGCGGTGCGTCTGGCGCCCGAGGACACGCCGGTGCGCCGCCGGCTCGTGGCGCTCGTCTCCGAGCGGGGGGACTTCACCGAGGCCGCCCAGCTCCTCGACGTGGAAGAGGGTCTGCTGCCCGCGGACGAGGCCGCCGCCCTTCTGCGCGAGGGGTGTGCCCATGCCCGCGCCGCGGGGGACATGACCCGGGCCCTGGAGCTGGCGCGCCGGGCCCATGGCCTCGTCCCCGCGCGGGACGCGCAGCTCGCCGAGCTGACCGAGCTGCTCTTCCTGCACGGGGACGTGCGGGAAGCGCTGCCCCTGCAGGAGCAACTGGCGGCCGCGGCGGACTTCTCCACCGACGCCGAGCACGCCGAGAAGGCCTGGCTGCGCCTGGGCGCGCTCGCCGAGAAGCTGGGCGACACCCGGCGCGCGGCGTCCGCCTACAAGCGGCTGCTCGCCGAGAGCCCGCTCAACGAAGTGGCCGTGTTGCGCCTCTCCTCGCTCTGGGAGAAGGACGAGCCGCGCGCCGCCTTCGACGTCCTCGTCGCCCACGCGCGGGCCCTGCCGCCCTCCGACCACACCGCGACGCGGCTCGTCCTGCTGTCCGAGCGGGCTCGCGAGTCCCTGGCGGATGTTCCCTTCGCCGCCTCCCTGCTGGCCCGCGCGGCGGAGATGGCGGACGAGCCCCTGCCGTTGCACCGCTCGCTCGCGGACCTCTACCGCGACGCGGGCCTGCTGCCCGAGTTGATGGCGCAGCTCCAGGTGGTGGCCTCGCTCAGCCAGGAGTCGGGGGATTTCGAGGGCGCCATCGCCGCCTGCTCGGAGCACGCGCGTCTCGCGGAGACCTCGGGCCGGGTGGACGAGTGCCTGCGCTCGCTCAAGGCGCTGCGCTTCCTGCTGGAGAAGGAAGGCCGGCTGGACGAGGCCGCCGACTGTGAGCGCCACCGCGCGGAGATGCTGCGCGACGCGAAGCTGGACCTGACCGCCGCCGAGGCCTCGCTGGAGCGGGCCTTCGCGCTCTCCGGCCAGCTCGACACGGCGCGCATGGGCGTGGAGCTGGCCGTCCGCCGCGACGACGCCTCCGCCGAGGCGCGGTGGTTGGAGCGCTCCCTGCCGCTGCTGCCCGCCACCTCCGCCCGGGCCCTGTCGCTGCTGCGGCTGGCGCGGCTGTACCTCGAGGGGCTGGGCGACTCCGGCAAGGCCGAGGGCTTCCTGCGCGAGGCGCTGCTCCTGGACCGCTCCCTGCGGGAGGCCGAGACGCTCCTGTGCGAGCTGTTCGAGCGCGAGGGCCGCGTGGCGGAGCTGGCCGCCTGGTTCGAGGACGCCGCGTCCCATGAGGAGGAGGGCCCCAAGCGCGCGGAGCTGCTGCTGCGCGCCGCCGCCTTGTACCGCGAGCGCGCGAAGCGTCCGGACTCCGCCGCCATCGCGTTGATCGCCGCGCGCGCCTCGCTGCCGGATGACCTGGGCCTGACCCGGCAGGTGGCGGATCTGCTGAACGAGATGGGGCGGGCGGCGGATGCCGCGGAGTTCGACGCGATCCTGCTGGAGGCCGACCCCTTCCAGGAACCGCTCTACACGCGCCACCGCGCCTTCCTCTCGGAGACGGGCGACTTCCAGTCCCTCGCCGCGCTGCTCTCGCGCCGCGCTCAGCGCCAGCCGCCGGTGGAGGCCGCGGAGAGCTACCTCGCCGCCGCCCGGGCCTTCCGCGAGGCGGGTGCGCTGGAGCGCGCGCTGTTGTGCGAGGACCAGGCCTTCGAACTCGCGCCCTCCAGCGCCGAGGCCTTCCACCTGCTGCGGGCCCGCGCCGGAAGCGACGTGCGCCGTCAGGCGGAACTGCTCGCGCTGCGCGCCTCCGCCGTGTCGCCCGAGCAGGCCCTGCCGCTGCTGCGCGAGCGCGCCCAGCTCCTCCTGAAGGCCGGGGAAGTGCTGCTCGCCGCCCAGGCCTTCGATGACTTCCTGGAGCACTCCGCGGACGACGTGGAAGCGCTCGCCACGCGGGGAGACCTGGCGGCCGAGGGCGGTGGCCCGAACGCGGCCTGGCCCTATGACCGGCGCCTGCTCGCCGCCGGAGGCGAGTCCTTGCCCGTACCCGTGCGTGTGCGCACGCATCTGCGGCTGGGACACGCCTCGCTGGCCTCCGGTGCCCATCAGGACGCCGCCCAGGCCTTCGAGGCCGTGGTGGCCCTGGATGGAGATGGGGCGCGGGGTCAGGAGGCCCTGTCGCTGCTCGCCGAGGTGTATGGACGCACCGGGGATTCGCGGGGCCTGTACCGGGCCTCGATGAAGCTCGCGCGCAAGGCGGACGCCGCCACCGCCGAGGTGCTCTACCGCCGCGCCGCGGATCTCTTCGACGACCCGAAGGACGCCATCGACGCGCTGCTGCACCTCACGCGGCTGCGTCCCGCGGACGACGGCATCATCGATCGGGCGGTGCGAGGCCTGCGGGCCCTGGGCCGTCCGGCGGATCTGCTCGCCGTCTACGAGGCCGGAGCGCAGGCCGCGGGGGGCTCGCGCGCCGCGGAGTTGTTGCTGGCCGCCGCCGACGTCGCCGCCGAGCTGTTGGATGACGCCGAGCGGGCCGCGGCCCTCCGGGAGCGTGCCGCCGAGGCGGACCCCTCCAATGTCCCCGCGCTTCGGGCCCGGGTGGCGGGCCTGCGCGCGCGCGGCGAGAAGGCCGCGTTGCTGGAGGCCCTCACGCGCCTGGTGGGCGTGACGGACGACGCGGACGAGGCCTCGCTGCTGCGGCTGGAGCTGGCGTCGCTCGCCCGGGCCGCGGACCAGGACGCGCTCGCCCGGGAGATGCTGGAGACGGTGGTGGCCCGGGGCGCGTCCGGCGCTGGCTACGCCGAGGCGCTGGATGCGTTGGAGCCGTTGCTCGTGGACGCTCCGGGCCGTCTCGCCGAGGTGTACCTGGCGCGGGCGGACATCCTCCCCGACGCGGAGCGCCGCCAGTGGTTGCTGGCCGCTGCGCATGAGTTCGAGTCCGCGGGCCGGCTCGCGGAAGCCTTGCGCGCGGCCCGTGCCGCCGTCGCCGTGGAGCCCGACGCGGAGGCCCTGCGCCGCGTCTCCTCCTTGCACCTGGCCCTGGGCGAGCCCGGACGAGGCGCCCAGGCGCTGTTGCAGGCGGCCCGGCTCGTGCCTTCCTCCGAGCGGGCGGCCCTGCTGCTGGAAGTCGTCGACCTGTGGGAGTCCGCGGGAGAGAACGCCGAGGCGCTCGAGGTGCTGGAGCGCCTGGCCACGAAGACCCCGGGGACGCCCGAGGGCGCGAGCGAACTGGCCGAGCGTTTCCTCCGGCTGGGCGCGCCCGCGCGGGCCGTCGAGGTGGGCTTCTCGCCCGCGCTCGAGTCGGGAGAGGTGCTGGGCGCGCTCGCGCTCGCGGAGCGCGCCGGGGACGACGCGCGAATCCTCCAGGCGCTCTGGGCCCTGGCGGAGGGCGGACAGGCCGAGTCCACGCACATCTCCGAGCTGAGCCGTCGGTTGCGCGCGGACGGCCCCGGGCCGGAGCTGTTGCGGCTGGCGGATCTGCTCTCGGGCTGGGACGAGGCGCTGGCCATCGCGCTGTGGGACGAGGTGCTCGGCGCCGAGTCCGCGCCCACGGAGAGCCGGTTGCACGCGCTGGAGCGGCTCGCGTTGGCGCCGGGCTTCACCCCTCGCCTGTGGCGACTGTTGTCCGGCCTGGGCGGTGGCCCCGAGGCGCTATCCGAGGCGGTGCTGGCGCAGGTGCGCGCCCTGCCCGTGAGCGAGCGCATCGAGGCGTTGTCCGAGGCGGCGGAGGGGTGGCCGGAGCGGCGGGGCAAGCTGCTGCGCGAGCGCTTCCGGTTGCAGCGGGAGGCGGGGTGGATGGCGGACGCGGCGGACACGCTCGGTCTGCTCATCCTGCTGGAGACGGACCCCAAGGTGCGGGGTGAGCTGCACGTGGAGCATGGCGACATGCTCATGTGGGCGGGCGACAAGGAGCGCGCGCGCGAGTCCTTCGAGAAGGCCCTGGAGGACGCGCCGGGCTCGATCCGCGCGTTGGAGTTCCTGCTGCCCCTGTACGATGAGACGCATGACCACGCGCGCTTCGTGGGCGTGGCGGAGAAGCTGGCCGCGATGCTCGCGGGCCCGGCGGCCATGGGCGTGTGGCGCGAGCGGCTGGCGGAGGCCTACGAGGCGCTGGGTCGTCCGGCCGAGGCGTCCGCGCAGCTCGTGTCGCTGCCGGAGACGCCCGAGCGGCTGGAGCGGCGGGCGCGTCTGGCCGAGGCGCAGGGTCTCACGGGCGAGGCCCTGCGGCTGCGCGAGCGGCTCACGGACGAGCCGGAGCAGCTGGAGGCCATCCTGCGCCAGTACCTGGACGCGAGCCTGGTGGTGTTCGCGGTGCAGCTCGCCGAGCGCCTCATCCAGACGGACCAGTTGTCCCCCGAGGCGAAGCGCCTGGTGGCCGAGCGCCTGTCGCCCACGGCCCAGGGCGCGCCCCTGGCGCTCCAACTGTGGCCCGAGTTGTTGCGGAGCCAGCCGGTGGACGCGGACGGGTGGACGCTGTACGCCGAGGCGCTGGCGTCCCGAGGCGAGGCTTCCCCCCCGGAGGTGGCGCGGGTGGATGGCTTCGGCGCGGCGCTCGTGTCGAGCTCGGCACGCGCCCCGGCCCCGACGATCTCCCCGGTGCGCATGCCCCAGGGCTTCCAGCACGCGCTGCCCGCGAACGCCCTCGCGGTGACGATCGAGACGATGCCGCGTCTGGACACGGCCCTGCGTCCCTCCCTGGAAGCGCTGGGCGTGGGCGGGCTGAGCGTCTTCGTGGCTCCGGAGGGGGGCGTGGAGGCGTACCTCGCCTCGCCGGACGAACTGGTGTTGGGCGCGGGCGCGTTGGCGGCCTTTGGCCCGGTGGAGCTGAGCTACCTGTGTGCCCTGGCGATCCACCTGGGTGAAGCGGGCGAGGCCCTGTCACGGCCGGGTCCGGTACCGGGCTTCGACGAGGCGGCGGTGGAGGCCTTCCAGGCGGTGCCCGCCTCGCTCGCCGCGTCGCGCGTGCTGGCGAAGCTGGCTCCCGAGGTGCGCGGCGCGGATCCCTCCCGTCTGGACGTGGGCGCGGTCCTGCGTGGCAGCTCGGCGTTCCACGCGGTGGCGCTCGCGGCCCTGGAGAGCGTGTAA